Proteins from a single region of Acidovorax sp. NCPPB 3576:
- a CDS encoding alpha/beta hydrolase yields MKRWLLISSIALAMAITAGCATLDAKQREWIFQPSDRAWGGAQATDDMEDVWIAFDSQATGKAEKLHGLWLPAARADAPVLLYLHGARWNVSGSAGRMRRMQSMGFSVLAVDYRGFGRSSAALPSETTALEDARAAWDWLAQRAPQQPRYIFGHSLGGAIAIDLAAMVNDEQGTIVEGTFTNIPEVVATFKWGWLPVSALITQRFESARKVAHIGSPLLVVHGSDDSLIPPTLGRKLYEAAQEPKRFVLVEGGTHHSTNTVGEPQYRAALADLFHVY; encoded by the coding sequence ATGAAACGCTGGCTCCTCATTTCATCCATCGCCCTGGCCATGGCCATCACGGCGGGTTGCGCCACCCTCGACGCCAAGCAGCGCGAGTGGATCTTCCAGCCCAGCGACCGCGCCTGGGGCGGTGCCCAGGCCACGGACGACATGGAAGACGTCTGGATCGCATTCGACTCGCAAGCCACCGGCAAGGCCGAGAAGCTGCACGGCCTGTGGCTGCCGGCCGCGCGGGCCGACGCACCCGTGCTGCTTTACTTGCACGGCGCGCGCTGGAACGTGTCGGGATCCGCGGGCCGCATGCGGCGCATGCAGAGCATGGGGTTCTCGGTGCTGGCGGTCGATTACCGCGGCTTCGGGCGCAGCAGCGCGGCCCTGCCGTCGGAGACGACGGCTCTGGAGGACGCCCGCGCCGCGTGGGACTGGCTGGCGCAGCGTGCCCCACAGCAGCCGCGCTACATCTTCGGCCACTCGCTCGGCGGCGCCATCGCCATCGACCTGGCCGCGATGGTGAACGACGAGCAGGGCACCATCGTGGAAGGCACCTTCACCAACATCCCCGAGGTGGTGGCCACGTTCAAATGGGGCTGGCTGCCGGTGTCGGCCCTCATCACGCAGCGCTTCGAGTCGGCGCGCAAGGTGGCGCACATCGGCTCGCCGCTGCTGGTGGTGCACGGCAGCGACGACAGCCTGATCCCGCCGACGCTCGGCCGCAAGCTCTACGAGGCCGCGCAGGAACCCAAGCGCTTCGTGCTGGTGGAAGGCGGCACGCACCACAGCACCAACACGGTGGGCGAGCCGCAGTACCGCGCCGCGCTGGCGGACCTGTTCCACGTGTATTGA
- a CDS encoding glycerophosphodiester phosphodiesterase, producing MHLSGFKGAALALAAAAALAACGGNDDDFPTLNGAKPLVIGHRGAAGYLPDHTLEGYKKGIELGADFIEPDLVATKDGVLIARHEPNITGTTDVSQRPEFASRKTRKMVDGVEEEGWFASDFTLAEIKTLRAIQPLAERDQSFNGKYQIPTLAEVLDLARSEGTRVGRTVGVYIETKHPTYHANLNLKLEDRLLGTLSQYGYTTATSPVILQSFEVSNLKYLRTKTQVRLVQLVDANDIKADGSMDLTAPYDKPYDFAVARDQRTFASLLTPAGLKEVKTYADGIGPWKPYLISSKLVDDNKDGQPDDLNGDGKIDERDRVMMPATSVVSDAHAAGLFVHPYTFRSEARRLASDFKGDPKAEYRLFYRLGVDGVFADFPDHAKAARDD from the coding sequence ATGCACCTGTCTGGTTTCAAAGGGGCCGCGCTGGCCCTGGCCGCCGCTGCCGCCCTGGCCGCCTGTGGCGGCAACGACGATGATTTCCCCACGCTGAATGGCGCCAAGCCCCTGGTGATCGGCCATCGCGGTGCCGCCGGCTACCTGCCGGACCACACGCTGGAAGGCTACAAGAAGGGCATCGAGCTGGGCGCGGACTTCATCGAACCGGACCTCGTGGCCACCAAGGACGGCGTGCTGATCGCTCGGCACGAACCCAACATCACCGGCACCACCGACGTCTCGCAGCGCCCGGAGTTCGCCAGCCGCAAGACCAGGAAGATGGTCGATGGCGTGGAGGAAGAGGGCTGGTTCGCCTCCGACTTCACCCTGGCCGAGATCAAGACCCTGCGCGCCATCCAGCCCCTGGCCGAGCGCGACCAGTCGTTCAACGGCAAGTACCAGATCCCGACGCTGGCCGAAGTGCTGGACCTCGCCCGGTCCGAGGGCACGCGCGTGGGCCGCACCGTGGGCGTGTACATCGAAACCAAGCACCCCACCTACCACGCCAACCTGAACCTCAAGCTCGAAGACCGGCTGCTCGGCACGCTCTCGCAATACGGCTACACCACGGCGACGTCGCCCGTCATCCTGCAGTCGTTCGAGGTGTCCAACCTCAAGTACCTGCGCACCAAGACCCAGGTGCGCCTGGTGCAACTGGTGGATGCCAACGACATCAAGGCCGACGGCAGCATGGACCTGACCGCGCCCTACGACAAGCCGTACGACTTCGCCGTGGCCCGCGACCAGCGCACCTTCGCCAGCCTGCTGACGCCCGCGGGCTTGAAGGAGGTCAAGACCTATGCGGACGGCATCGGTCCCTGGAAGCCCTATCTGATCTCCTCGAAGCTGGTGGACGACAACAAGGACGGCCAGCCCGACGACCTGAACGGCGACGGCAAGATCGACGAGCGCGACCGCGTGATGATGCCCGCGACCTCCGTCGTGTCCGACGCGCATGCGGCCGGCCTGTTCGTGCATCCGTACACGTTCCGCAGCGAGGCGCGCCGCCTGGCGTCCGACTTCAAGGGCGACCCGAAGGCCGAATACCGCCTGTTCTATCGCCTGGGCGTGGACGGCGTGTTCGCGGACTTTCCCGACCACGCCAAGGCGGCGCGGGACGACTGA
- the mutL gene encoding DNA mismatch repair endonuclease MutL: MTTEPTLRRPIRDLPDELISQIAAGEVVERPASAVRELVDNALDSGATHIAVRLLAGGVRLISVEDDGSGIPQEELPIALRRHATSKITNLHDLESVATMGFRGEALAAIASVSEMALLSRTAEQASAFLLDARSGELRPAARSQGTTVEVKELFFATPARRKFLKTDATELAHCVEAVRRHALARPDVGFAIWHEGKLVEQWRATLAAGDDSDGALQQALDRRLADVLGDDFLAESVAVRHRHGAITVTGRAGLPDAARSRADQQFCYVNGRFVRDKVLTHAARAAYEDVLHGQKQPVYALYVSIDPLRVDVNVHPTKIEVRFRDSREVHQAVRHAVENALAVPRAQALAASGAAETPATDGAIEAVGAASAPSPMMGSGWKAQAAIRFDEPVAGHRVTDLQALWGSPKAPGDAGQGVYSVAGVQEPQAGWGHPSAAGPATARPGAWAPPPSPQNLQPSPPASTAPTAHGEDAPAWPLGRAVAQIQGVYILAENAHGLVIVDMHAAHERIVYERLKAQVDSSERIASQPLLIPATFAATPHEVATAEAQADTLAMLGLEIVPFSPKTLAVRAVPTSLAQGNAVELARSVLAELAAHDASTVVQRARNEILGTMACHGAVRANRRLTLDEMNALLRQMEVTDRSDQCNHGRPTWRQLSMRELDALFLRGR, from the coding sequence ATGACCACAGAGCCCACCCTGCGCCGACCGATCCGCGACCTGCCCGACGAACTCATCAGCCAGATCGCGGCCGGCGAGGTGGTCGAACGGCCCGCCTCGGCCGTGCGCGAACTGGTGGACAACGCGCTCGACTCCGGCGCCACCCATATCGCCGTGCGCCTGCTGGCCGGCGGCGTGCGCCTGATTTCGGTAGAAGACGACGGCAGCGGCATCCCCCAGGAAGAACTGCCGATCGCCCTTCGGCGCCACGCCACGAGCAAGATCACCAACCTGCACGACCTCGAATCCGTGGCCACCATGGGCTTTCGCGGCGAGGCGCTCGCCGCCATCGCCTCGGTGTCGGAAATGGCCTTGCTGTCGCGCACCGCGGAGCAGGCCAGCGCTTTCCTGCTGGACGCGCGCAGCGGCGAGCTTCGGCCTGCCGCGCGCAGCCAGGGCACGACGGTGGAGGTGAAAGAGCTGTTCTTCGCCACGCCGGCGCGGCGCAAGTTCCTCAAGACCGATGCGACCGAGCTGGCCCACTGTGTCGAGGCCGTGCGCCGCCACGCGCTCGCCCGGCCCGATGTGGGCTTTGCCATCTGGCACGAAGGCAAGCTGGTCGAGCAGTGGCGCGCCACCCTGGCCGCCGGCGACGATTCCGATGGCGCGCTGCAACAGGCGCTGGACCGGCGGCTGGCCGATGTGCTGGGAGACGATTTCCTCGCGGAATCGGTCGCTGTGCGCCACCGCCATGGCGCCATCACGGTAACCGGCCGCGCGGGCCTGCCGGATGCGGCCCGCTCGCGCGCCGACCAGCAGTTTTGCTACGTGAACGGCCGCTTCGTGCGCGACAAGGTGCTCACGCACGCCGCGCGCGCCGCCTACGAGGACGTGCTGCACGGGCAAAAGCAGCCCGTGTATGCGCTGTATGTGTCCATCGACCCGTTGCGGGTGGATGTGAACGTGCACCCCACCAAGATCGAGGTGCGCTTTCGCGACAGCCGCGAGGTCCACCAGGCCGTGCGCCATGCGGTGGAAAACGCATTGGCCGTGCCCCGCGCCCAGGCGCTCGCCGCGAGCGGCGCTGCCGAAACTCCGGCCACCGACGGGGCAATCGAGGCCGTCGGGGCCGCCTCGGCCCCCTCGCCGATGATGGGGTCCGGATGGAAGGCGCAAGCAGCCATTCGGTTCGATGAGCCCGTGGCCGGCCATCGGGTGACCGACCTGCAGGCATTGTGGGGATCGCCCAAGGCACCCGGCGATGCAGGGCAAGGCGTTTATTCCGTGGCCGGTGTGCAGGAGCCGCAGGCCGGCTGGGGCCACCCCAGCGCGGCCGGCCCCGCGACGGCCCGCCCTGGCGCATGGGCCCCGCCCCCATCGCCTCAGAACCTGCAGCCTTCGCCACCGGCAAGCACAGCCCCGACTGCGCACGGCGAAGACGCCCCCGCCTGGCCCCTGGGCCGTGCAGTGGCGCAGATCCAGGGCGTGTACATCCTTGCGGAGAACGCGCACGGCCTGGTGATCGTGGACATGCATGCCGCGCACGAACGCATCGTGTACGAGCGGCTCAAGGCGCAGGTGGACAGCAGCGAGCGCATCGCCAGCCAGCCGCTGCTGATCCCCGCGACCTTCGCCGCCACGCCGCACGAGGTGGCCACCGCCGAGGCGCAGGCCGACACGCTGGCGATGCTGGGACTGGAGATCGTTCCTTTCTCCCCCAAGACGCTGGCCGTGCGCGCCGTGCCCACCTCGCTGGCGCAGGGCAACGCCGTGGAGCTGGCACGCAGCGTGCTCGCCGAGTTGGCGGCGCACGACGCCAGCACCGTGGTGCAGCGCGCACGCAATGAAATCCTGGGTACGATGGCCTGCCACGGTGCGGTGCGTGCCAACCGCCGCCTCACCCTCGATGAAATGAACGCCCTGCTGCGCCAGATGGAAGTCACCGACCGATCCGACCAGTGCAACCACGGCCGCCCCACCTGGCGGCAACTGTCCATGCGCGAGCTGGACGCCCTCTTCCTGCGCGGGCGCTGA
- a CDS encoding DedA family protein has translation MEIIQFLIDFILHVDKHLAAFVSAYGPWVYALLFLIVFVETGVVVMPFLPGDSLLFIVGALCGAGLMNFPLACAVLIAAAILGDQCNYTIGRYFGPKVFQWPDSRWFNRRAFQQAHDFYERYGGVTIVLARFMPFIRTFAPFVAGVAEMGRAKFTAFNVGGALLWVLGICTAGYFFGNFPWVQANLDKIIWALILVPGLIALYGGWRAGRQKPA, from the coding sequence TTGGAAATCATCCAGTTCCTGATCGACTTCATCCTGCACGTGGACAAGCACCTGGCGGCCTTCGTCAGCGCCTACGGCCCGTGGGTGTATGCGCTGCTGTTCCTCATCGTCTTCGTCGAGACGGGGGTGGTGGTGATGCCGTTCCTGCCCGGCGATTCGCTGCTGTTCATCGTCGGTGCGCTGTGCGGTGCGGGGCTCATGAACTTTCCGCTGGCCTGCGCCGTGCTGATCGCGGCGGCCATCCTCGGGGACCAGTGCAACTACACCATCGGGCGCTATTTCGGGCCCAAGGTGTTCCAGTGGCCCGATTCGCGCTGGTTCAACCGGCGCGCGTTCCAGCAGGCGCACGACTTCTACGAACGCTACGGCGGCGTCACCATCGTGCTGGCGCGCTTCATGCCTTTCATCCGCACTTTCGCGCCCTTCGTGGCCGGCGTGGCCGAAATGGGCCGGGCGAAGTTCACGGCGTTCAACGTGGGCGGTGCGCTGCTGTGGGTGCTGGGCATCTGCACAGCGGGCTACTTCTTCGGCAACTTCCCATGGGTGCAGGCCAATCTGGACAAGATCATCTGGGCGCTGATCCTGGTGCCGGGGCTGATCGCGCTCTACGGCGGCTGGCGCGCCGGCCGGCAGAAGCCGGCCTGA
- a CDS encoding alpha/beta fold hydrolase — MHPSSLAPATENPPLEPALNRRRAALQLMAIPAAMASGSVLASNTGNAVGAAAKTRFTTSQGCHLHYQDRGRGPAVLLGHSYLWDSSMWAPQIQALSRHYRVIAPDLWGHGASGPLPADTQDLKGLASQMLELLDALHIRECAVVGLSVGGMWGAELALKAPERVRSLVMMDTYLGAEPEATRQRYFGLLDAIEAGGQITQPLVDAIVPIFFRPGTDPSSPRPAAFGRSLAAMAPDQLRQSVVPLGRIIFGRADAMDRLAALRPQATLLMCGDEDIPRPPHEMHGMAEVIGCDAVVIPEAGHISNLDNPEFVTRQLLQWLDRTMR, encoded by the coding sequence ATGCATCCATCGTCCCTGGCACCCGCCACCGAAAATCCTCCACTCGAGCCTGCGCTGAACCGCCGCCGTGCCGCCCTGCAACTGATGGCCATACCGGCCGCCATGGCGTCGGGCAGCGTCCTGGCGAGCAACACAGGGAACGCGGTGGGCGCTGCTGCCAAGACACGGTTCACCACATCGCAAGGCTGCCACCTGCACTACCAGGATCGTGGCCGGGGCCCGGCCGTGCTGCTCGGGCACAGCTACCTGTGGGATTCTTCGATGTGGGCGCCCCAGATCCAGGCGTTGTCGCGCCACTACCGTGTGATCGCGCCCGACCTGTGGGGCCACGGCGCGTCGGGGCCGCTGCCCGCCGACACCCAGGATCTGAAAGGACTTGCCTCGCAGATGCTGGAATTGCTCGATGCCCTGCACATTCGCGAATGCGCCGTGGTCGGCCTTTCGGTGGGCGGCATGTGGGGAGCGGAGCTTGCGCTCAAGGCGCCCGAGCGCGTTCGCAGCCTGGTGATGATGGATACCTACCTCGGAGCCGAGCCCGAGGCAACGCGCCAGCGCTATTTCGGCCTGCTCGATGCGATCGAGGCCGGCGGGCAAATCACCCAGCCGCTGGTGGATGCCATCGTGCCGATCTTCTTTCGGCCCGGCACCGATCCCTCGAGCCCCCGCCCCGCCGCGTTTGGCCGCAGCCTGGCGGCGATGGCGCCCGATCAACTGCGCCAATCGGTGGTGCCGCTGGGCCGCATCATCTTCGGCCGCGCCGATGCGATGGACCGGCTGGCCGCGCTCCGCCCGCAGGCCACTCTGCTCATGTGCGGCGATGAGGACATTCCTCGCCCGCCGCACGAGATGCACGGCATGGCCGAGGTGATCGGCTGCGATGCCGTGGTCATCCCCGAGGCCGGCCACATCTCGAACCTGGACAACCCGGAGTTCGTCACCCGCCAGCTGCTGCAGTGGCTGGACCGCACGATGCGCTGA
- a CDS encoding glycine zipper domain-containing protein, protein MNYRHLVSAAAVAAALGLVGCSSNPTNAQIGTGVGAVAGGVLGSAVGGTTATVIGAGAGALVGHELGEDRDQRRR, encoded by the coding sequence ATGAACTACCGCCATCTCGTTTCCGCCGCCGCTGTCGCAGCCGCACTCGGCCTCGTCGGCTGCTCTTCCAACCCCACCAATGCACAGATCGGTACCGGCGTAGGCGCCGTGGCCGGCGGCGTGTTGGGCAGTGCCGTCGGTGGCACGACCGCGACCGTGATCGGTGCCGGCGCCGGTGCGCTGGTCGGCCATGAACTCGGCGAAGACCGCGACCAACGCCGCCGCTGA
- a CDS encoding cupin domain-containing protein, giving the protein MALHHARSGEVVSLSPLGDKLAGAATTAIIKAAQLEVIRVVLPAGKDLRQHDTPGEITVQCLEGEAEFHTASGARLLRPGDFVHLQPRAAHSLRAVSDASLLVTICLAPG; this is encoded by the coding sequence ATGGCCCTGCACCACGCACGTTCCGGAGAGGTCGTCAGCCTGAGCCCCTTGGGCGACAAGTTGGCGGGCGCCGCCACCACGGCCATCATCAAGGCCGCCCAGCTGGAGGTGATCCGCGTCGTGCTGCCGGCCGGCAAGGATTTGCGCCAGCACGACACGCCGGGCGAGATCACCGTGCAATGCCTGGAGGGCGAGGCGGAGTTCCACACCGCCAGCGGGGCGCGCCTGCTGCGCCCTGGCGACTTCGTGCACCTGCAGCCCCGCGCCGCGCATTCGCTGCGTGCGGTGAGCGACGCATCGCTTCTCGTGACCATCTGCCTGGCTCCGGGCTGA
- a CDS encoding N-acetylmuramoyl-L-alanine amidase, whose amino-acid sequence MSEAPPPHQRNRRSLLQAGTLVLLLGTQQIARGASILAVRVWPAQDYSRVTIESDRQLVAKQFFVTTPPRLAVDIEGIDLNPELRELVAKVKADDPNIAGIRVGQNAPNVVRLVLDLKRPALPQVFTLPPIAAYQHRLVFDLYPAEPEDPLEALIAERLREAPPTAPMPNIAAGRPGTAGDPLGDLIAQQIQRPGAPPTPAGLPTPAAPAAPTAPPPAVAAAAAAPTPPHAPSPAPAAPAIAKATDRLIIVALDPGHGGEDPGATGPGGTREKDVVLKVAHLLRDRINATTVGGNPMRAFLTRDADYFVPLGVRVDKARRVQADLFVSIHADAFTTPAARGASVFALSQGGASSSAARWLANKENQSDLVGGLNVRVQDRHVQSALLDMSTTAQINDSLKLGSVLLGEIGSMAKLHKPRVEQAGFAVLKAPDIPSVLVETAFISNPEEEAKLRTAAYQQQLADALMRGITRYFAKNPPLARSRSV is encoded by the coding sequence ATGAGCGAAGCGCCACCTCCCCATCAACGCAATCGGCGTTCGCTGCTGCAGGCAGGCACGCTGGTGCTGCTGCTGGGCACGCAGCAGATCGCGCGCGGCGCCAGCATCCTGGCCGTGCGCGTCTGGCCCGCGCAGGACTATTCCCGCGTCACCATCGAATCCGACCGCCAACTGGTGGCCAAGCAATTCTTCGTGACCACGCCGCCCCGCCTGGCGGTAGACATCGAAGGCATCGACCTGAACCCCGAACTGCGAGAACTGGTCGCCAAGGTGAAGGCGGACGATCCCAACATCGCCGGCATCCGCGTGGGCCAGAACGCGCCCAACGTGGTGCGGCTGGTGCTGGACCTCAAACGGCCCGCGCTGCCGCAGGTGTTCACGCTGCCGCCGATCGCGGCCTACCAGCACCGGCTGGTGTTCGACCTGTACCCGGCCGAGCCCGAAGACCCGCTGGAGGCGCTCATCGCAGAGCGCCTGCGCGAAGCGCCGCCGACCGCGCCCATGCCCAACATCGCCGCAGGCAGGCCCGGCACGGCGGGCGATCCGCTGGGTGATTTGATCGCCCAGCAGATCCAGCGCCCCGGCGCCCCGCCCACGCCGGCGGGCCTGCCCACACCGGCCGCCCCGGCCGCCCCCACTGCACCGCCACCGGCGGTGGCAGCGGCGGCCGCCGCCCCGACACCGCCGCATGCGCCGTCGCCCGCACCGGCCGCCCCCGCCATCGCGAAGGCGACCGACCGGCTCATCATCGTGGCGCTGGACCCGGGCCACGGCGGCGAAGACCCCGGCGCCACCGGCCCCGGCGGCACGCGCGAGAAAGACGTCGTGCTGAAGGTGGCGCACCTGCTGCGCGACCGCATCAACGCCACCACGGTCGGCGGCAACCCCATGCGGGCCTTCCTCACCCGCGACGCCGACTATTTCGTGCCCCTGGGGGTGCGCGTGGACAAGGCCCGCCGCGTGCAGGCCGACCTGTTCGTGAGCATCCACGCCGACGCCTTCACCACGCCTGCCGCGCGCGGGGCCAGCGTGTTCGCGCTGAGCCAGGGAGGAGCCTCCAGCTCGGCCGCCCGCTGGCTGGCCAACAAGGAGAACCAGTCCGACCTCGTGGGCGGCCTCAACGTGCGCGTGCAGGACCGCCACGTACAAAGCGCCTTGCTCGACATGAGCACCACGGCGCAGATCAACGACAGCCTGAAGCTCGGCAGCGTGCTGCTCGGCGAGATCGGCAGCATGGCCAAACTGCACAAGCCGCGCGTGGAGCAGGCCGGCTTTGCCGTGCTCAAGGCGCCGGACATTCCGAGCGTGCTGGTGGAGACCGCTTTCATCAGCAACCCCGAGGAAGAAGCCAAGCTGCGCACCGCCGCCTACCAGCAGCAATTGGCCGACGCGCTGATGCGCGGCATCACGCGATACTTTGCCAAAAACCCGCCATTGGCGCGCAGCCGGTCCGTGTGA
- the tsaE gene encoding tRNA (adenosine(37)-N6)-threonylcarbamoyltransferase complex ATPase subunit type 1 TsaE, whose protein sequence is MTAAEHHPRIVESPPSDTPVALRWDSEEDTAAFAARLAAQAPIANAFITLHGDLGAGKTTLVRHLLRALGVQGRIKSPTYAVVEPHEAPGLAIWHFDFYRFNDPREWEDAGFRDIFAGPGLKIAEWPEKAAALIPIEDLAIHIEAGDDGERHVTLQARTAPGRTLAQGSKA, encoded by the coding sequence TTGACTGCTGCTGAACATCACCCCCGGATTGTAGAAAGCCCCCCCTCGGACACGCCCGTCGCGCTGCGCTGGGATAGCGAGGAAGACACCGCCGCCTTCGCCGCCCGGCTGGCGGCACAGGCACCGATCGCCAACGCCTTCATCACCCTGCACGGCGACCTGGGCGCCGGCAAGACGACGCTGGTGCGCCACCTGCTGCGCGCGCTCGGCGTGCAGGGCCGCATCAAGAGCCCGACCTATGCCGTGGTGGAGCCGCACGAGGCACCGGGGCTGGCGATCTGGCACTTCGACTTCTATCGCTTCAACGACCCGCGCGAGTGGGAGGATGCGGGCTTTCGCGACATCTTCGCGGGGCCGGGACTCAAGATCGCGGAGTGGCCCGAAAAGGCCGCCGCGCTTATCCCCATTGAAGACCTTGCTATACACATTGAAGCAGGGGATGATGGCGAGCGGCACGTCACCCTGCAGGCCCGCACCGCGCCGGGCCGCACCCTTGCACAAGGATCGAAGGCATGA
- the queG gene encoding tRNA epoxyqueuosine(34) reductase QueG: protein MQGWARELGFSQIGVAGVDLSSAEPGLMQWLAQGFHGEMHYMQTHGLRRARPAELVPGTVSVITARMDYLPRDTPVHGAPGAGPGWQAVEFARLERPSEGIVSVYARGRDYHKVLRQRLQKLADRIGEAVGPVGHRVFTDSAPVLEAELASRSGQGWRGKHTLVLNREAGSMFFLGEIYVDMPLEPSEPVTAHCGSCQACIDVCPTQAIVAPHRVDARRCISYLTIEHAGPIPAELRPLMGNRIYGCDDCQLICPWNKFAQASGLPDFDARPGLAGQQLAHLFAWDEPTFLRMTEGGPIRRIGHERWLRNVAVALGNALRATGDAGIEASLQSRAADASALVREHVAWGLSQKGLQRNKD, encoded by the coding sequence ATGCAAGGCTGGGCCCGCGAATTGGGATTCTCCCAAATCGGCGTGGCCGGTGTGGATTTGTCGTCCGCAGAACCGGGGTTGATGCAGTGGCTGGCGCAAGGGTTCCATGGCGAGATGCATTACATGCAAACCCACGGCCTGCGCCGCGCCCGGCCTGCCGAACTGGTGCCCGGCACCGTGAGCGTGATCACCGCGCGCATGGACTACCTGCCCCGCGACACGCCCGTGCACGGCGCACCGGGCGCCGGGCCCGGCTGGCAGGCCGTGGAGTTCGCCCGGCTGGAGCGCCCGTCCGAAGGCATCGTGTCGGTGTATGCCCGGGGGCGCGACTACCACAAGGTGCTGCGCCAGCGGCTGCAGAAGCTGGCCGACCGCATCGGCGAGGCCGTGGGGCCGGTCGGGCACCGGGTGTTCACCGATTCGGCGCCCGTGCTGGAGGCGGAGCTGGCCAGCCGCAGCGGGCAGGGCTGGCGTGGCAAGCACACGCTGGTGCTCAACCGCGAGGCGGGCTCCATGTTCTTTCTGGGCGAAATCTATGTGGACATGCCGCTCGAGCCCAGCGAGCCCGTCACCGCGCATTGCGGCAGCTGCCAGGCCTGCATCGACGTGTGCCCCACGCAGGCCATCGTCGCGCCGCACCGGGTGGACGCCCGGCGTTGCATCTCTTACCTCACCATCGAACATGCGGGTCCCATTCCCGCCGAGCTGCGCCCCCTGATGGGCAACCGCATCTACGGCTGCGACGATTGCCAGCTCATCTGCCCCTGGAACAAGTTCGCCCAGGCCAGCGGGCTGCCCGACTTCGATGCGAGGCCCGGTCTGGCGGGGCAGCAGCTCGCGCACCTGTTTGCCTGGGACGAGCCCACCTTCCTGCGCATGACGGAAGGCGGCCCCATCCGCCGCATCGGCCATGAGCGGTGGCTGCGCAACGTGGCAGTGGCGCTGGGCAACGCGCTGCGTGCCACGGGCGATGCCGGCATCGAAGCGTCACTGCAGTCCCGTGCCGCCGACGCCAGTGCCCTGGTGCGGGAGCATGTCGCCTGGGGTTTAAGCCAAAAAGGCCTCCAGCGCAATAAAGACTAG
- a CDS encoding CidA/LrgA family protein, which translates to MIHALCLLIAFQLLGEASVRLTGWPMPGALVGMLWLLAWLAWRRRVPEALATTASTLLQHMMLLFIPTVTGVMVHFGRVADEWKPFLIACVVGAAVTMAVTALTLHWLLARGRRAGPAA; encoded by the coding sequence ATGATCCACGCCCTGTGCCTTCTCATCGCCTTCCAGTTGCTCGGGGAGGCCTCGGTGCGCCTGACGGGCTGGCCGATGCCCGGTGCCCTGGTCGGCATGCTCTGGCTGCTGGCCTGGCTCGCCTGGCGGCGGCGCGTGCCCGAGGCGCTGGCCACTACCGCATCCACCCTGCTGCAGCACATGATGCTGCTGTTCATCCCCACCGTCACCGGCGTGATGGTGCATTTCGGCCGGGTGGCGGACGAGTGGAAGCCTTTTCTCATCGCCTGCGTCGTGGGTGCGGCGGTGACGATGGCCGTGACGGCGCTCACCCTGCATTGGCTGCTGGCACGCGGCCGGCGCGCGGGCCCTGCGGCATGA